One segment of Pontibacter akesuensis DNA contains the following:
- a CDS encoding DNA/RNA non-specific endonuclease translates to MQNRSLKYLLIAFLILTGCKDSEVIPQQSLTLEDEQLLLGNPSAATADMSNFNNYLMLKPQYALSYSRDRGTPNWVSWHVSKDWLGAAERQDDFRADPSLPEGWYRIGSSSYRGTGFDRGHNTPSADRTNTDENNSATFLMTNIIPQAPNNNQETWANLEDYTRELVREGMEVYVIMGSYGAGGTGSNGNVKTIDNGRITVPNRIWKVLVVLPEGNNDLERINTSTRVIAVDTPNSNTVSSDWGSYRTTVDAIEAATGYDLLSALPIDLQRGLESQVDTEPIQ, encoded by the coding sequence ATGCAGAATCGTTCTTTAAAATACCTCCTCATTGCTTTTCTTATTTTAACTGGTTGTAAGGACTCAGAGGTAATCCCACAGCAGTCACTTACATTAGAAGATGAGCAACTTCTGCTAGGAAATCCTAGTGCTGCCACTGCCGATATGAGCAATTTCAATAATTACCTTATGCTTAAGCCACAGTACGCGCTCTCTTACAGCCGCGACAGAGGCACACCTAACTGGGTAAGCTGGCATGTGAGTAAGGACTGGCTAGGAGCAGCAGAGAGGCAGGATGACTTTAGAGCGGACCCAAGCCTGCCAGAGGGGTGGTACCGTATAGGAAGCAGCTCCTACAGGGGCACAGGCTTTGACAGAGGGCACAATACGCCCTCAGCTGACAGAACGAACACTGATGAGAATAACTCTGCCACTTTTCTGATGACAAACATTATTCCACAGGCTCCCAACAACAACCAAGAGACATGGGCAAACCTTGAGGACTATACGCGTGAGCTGGTGCGTGAGGGGATGGAAGTGTACGTGATCATGGGCAGTTACGGTGCAGGGGGCACAGGCAGCAACGGCAATGTCAAAACCATTGACAACGGCAGAATAACTGTGCCCAACAGAATCTGGAAAGTGCTTGTGGTGCTACCAGAGGGCAACAACGATCTGGAGCGAATAAATACTAGCACACGCGTGATAGCAGTGGACACACCTAACAGTAACACTGTCAGTTCTGACTGGGGATCCTATCGCACCACTGTAGATGCCATAGAAGCCGCCACTGGCTATGACCTGCTTTCTGCTCTACCGATAGACCTGCAAAGGGGGCTAGAGAGTCAGGTTGATACAGAACCTATTCAGTAA
- the mrdA gene encoding penicillin-binding protein 2, which produces MNYLENRKYIIQGIFLIIGVVFTLRLFYIQVVDSSYKQAAETNAIKPVIQYPFRGLIYDRNGKLLVQNTPVYDLMVVPKDVKNLDTLRLAELVKLPLEDVRERLKKARAFSYVQPSPFYQKLSTQEFAYIQGNLIDFPGFYINARTARGYPHQSLAHALGYIAEISPKQLEDSSYSGYRPGDYIGKSGIELEYEQYLMGQRGVKYKMVNVRGVEKGSFRDGTYDTLAIAGQNLTSTIDLDLQAYGEFLMNGAKGSVVAIEPSTGEVLAYISAPFYDPNLFTGKDYGKNYMALLQDTNKTMFNRPIMADQNPPGSIFKLTQALIALEEGAINPNTTYACNKALVNCHAHPSPLNLYGAVQHSCNPWFYQAYKALINRGKSKNTFTDTAIGLKEWREQVLSFGFGQQLGIDIPGEKKGIVASTDLYDRVYGKNRWKYSTIYSLSIGQGELGVTPLQMANFMAVVANRGYYITPHIIRAVGDDGKPLKEYQEKHRASVSPQHFEPIIAGMAEVVRAGTGRRANLEKVGIVVCGKTGTAQNPQGADHAVFVAFAPKDNPKIAIAVYVEHGKWGGQSAAPIAGLMIEQYLTDTVTIKDQEKWVLSREYLNIKSK; this is translated from the coding sequence ATGAACTACTTAGAAAACAGAAAATACATTATCCAGGGCATTTTCCTTATCATAGGTGTCGTTTTTACCCTGCGGCTCTTTTACATTCAGGTGGTGGACAGCAGCTACAAACAGGCTGCCGAAACAAACGCCATTAAGCCTGTCATCCAATATCCTTTCCGGGGCCTGATTTACGACCGCAACGGCAAACTGCTGGTGCAGAACACCCCAGTTTACGACCTGATGGTGGTGCCCAAGGACGTGAAGAACCTGGACACCCTGCGCCTGGCAGAACTCGTTAAACTGCCTTTGGAGGATGTGCGGGAGCGCCTGAAAAAAGCGCGCGCCTTTTCGTACGTGCAGCCTTCCCCCTTTTACCAGAAGCTAAGCACCCAGGAGTTTGCCTACATCCAGGGCAACCTGATCGATTTTCCCGGTTTTTACATTAACGCCCGTACCGCCCGTGGCTACCCGCACCAGAGCCTGGCGCACGCGTTGGGCTATATTGCCGAGATCAGCCCGAAGCAACTGGAGGACTCCTCCTACAGCGGCTACCGCCCCGGCGACTATATCGGCAAAAGCGGCATAGAACTGGAGTATGAGCAGTACTTGATGGGGCAGCGTGGCGTGAAGTATAAAATGGTAAACGTGCGCGGGGTGGAGAAGGGCTCTTTCCGCGATGGCACCTACGACACCCTGGCCATTGCCGGCCAGAACCTCACCAGCACCATCGATCTGGACCTGCAGGCCTACGGCGAATTCCTGATGAACGGCGCCAAGGGCAGCGTGGTGGCCATAGAACCATCCACCGGCGAAGTACTGGCTTACATCTCCGCCCCCTTCTACGATCCGAACCTGTTTACCGGCAAAGACTACGGCAAAAACTACATGGCCCTGCTCCAGGACACGAACAAAACAATGTTCAACCGTCCGATCATGGCCGACCAGAACCCGCCCGGATCTATCTTTAAACTGACACAGGCTTTGATTGCTTTGGAAGAAGGGGCTATTAACCCGAACACAACCTATGCCTGCAACAAAGCGCTGGTAAACTGCCACGCGCACCCTTCCCCGCTTAACCTGTACGGGGCGGTGCAGCACTCCTGCAACCCATGGTTTTACCAGGCTTACAAGGCGCTCATCAACCGGGGGAAGTCAAAGAACACCTTCACCGATACTGCTATTGGCCTGAAGGAGTGGCGGGAGCAAGTTTTGAGCTTTGGCTTTGGTCAGCAGCTCGGCATCGACATACCGGGCGAAAAGAAAGGCATTGTGGCCTCTACCGATCTGTACGACCGCGTGTACGGTAAAAACCGCTGGAAGTACTCTACCATCTACTCCCTTAGCATCGGGCAGGGCGAGCTGGGTGTAACACCGCTGCAGATGGCTAACTTTATGGCCGTAGTTGCCAACAGGGGCTACTATATAACACCGCACATTATCCGCGCTGTGGGCGATGACGGAAAGCCGCTGAAGGAATACCAGGAGAAGCACCGTGCCTCGGTGAGTCCCCAGCACTTTGAGCCGATTATAGCTGGCATGGCTGAGGTAGTGCGCGCGGGCACAGGCCGTAGGGCTAACCTGGAGAAGGTAGGTATAGTGGTGTGTGGAAAGACTGGTACGGCCCAAAACCCGCAGGGCGCCGACCATGCGGTATTCGTCGCCTTTGCCCCGAAAGACAATCCCAAAATCGCCATTGCAGTGTACGTAGAGCACGGCAAATGGGGAGGCCAGTCGGCGGCTCCTATTGCGGGCCTGATGATTGAGCAGTACCTGACAGATACCGTTACGATCAAGGATCAGGAGAAATGGGTGCTAAGCAGGGAGTACCTCAACATTAAATCGAAGTAA
- a CDS encoding SOS response-associated peptidase — MCGRYSVIPKAKGKSHVADLLGKHMSEATYNAAPSQSLPVVTNKQPDTIQFFSWGLQPFWAKDVKSIKRSINARSETLSEKPSFRNLIKTKRCLVPADGFYEWMATPQGKVPHRILLKSGELFSFAGLWDEWLDKGTGEILYTYTIITTEANDIVKPIHDRMPVILSAEAEELWLDENEKQEDLLSLLKPYPSAEMTVYPVSPLVNSPLNNVPEVINSL; from the coding sequence ATGTGTGGAAGATATTCTGTTATTCCTAAAGCAAAAGGCAAGTCCCATGTGGCAGACCTGCTGGGAAAGCATATGAGTGAGGCGACCTATAACGCTGCCCCCTCACAGTCTCTTCCCGTTGTTACCAACAAGCAACCGGATACAATACAGTTCTTCTCATGGGGACTGCAGCCTTTTTGGGCTAAGGACGTGAAGTCAATAAAGCGCTCCATCAACGCCAGGTCTGAGACACTGTCAGAGAAGCCTTCATTTAGAAACCTTATCAAGACAAAGAGGTGTCTTGTACCTGCTGATGGATTCTATGAATGGATGGCCACACCACAGGGCAAGGTGCCACACAGGATACTGTTAAAGAGCGGTGAACTGTTCTCCTTTGCAGGGTTGTGGGATGAGTGGCTGGATAAAGGCACTGGTGAAATTCTTTATACCTACACTATAATCACTACAGAGGCCAATGATATAGTTAAGCCGATACACGACAGAATGCCTGTGATACTCTCAGCAGAGGCCGAGGAACTGTGGCTGGATGAGAACGAAAAGCAGGAGGATTTGCTTTCCCTCCTCAAGCCTTACCCATCAGCAGAGATGACAGTTTATCCTGTTTCGCCTCTTGTTAATTCACCCCTGAATAATGTTCCAGAGGTGATTAATTCTTTATAG
- the mreC gene encoding rod shape-determining protein MreC, with protein sequence MRNLFAFIYRFRAVILFLLLEVLCVFLIVRYNTYQGAAFFNSANKYVGQVLEFQSGITDYFRLTSINQTLARENAALREEVLQFRQATLSDSTATLDSTYFVATDTSKVYPYNLLAGRVINNSVRRMNNYLTIAKGTADGVKPGMGVIAPNGVVGRVKTVSEHYATVTSLLHSQMLVSAKIKKSDTFGTVKWAGGDYRTALLDYIPLHIKPAKGDTIVTSGFNTVFPEGIMIGTISSIEKEPDKSFYTIEVKLAVDFAQLAYVYVVENMYKVERDTLEQNAGILPDEQ encoded by the coding sequence GTGCGGAATCTCTTTGCCTTTATATACCGGTTTCGGGCAGTTATCCTGTTCTTGTTGCTGGAGGTGCTGTGCGTTTTCCTGATTGTGCGCTACAACACGTACCAGGGAGCCGCTTTCTTCAACTCGGCCAACAAGTATGTGGGGCAGGTGCTGGAGTTCCAGAGCGGCATCACCGATTATTTCCGGCTCACAAGTATAAACCAGACGCTGGCGCGGGAGAACGCCGCCCTGCGCGAGGAGGTGCTGCAGTTCCGGCAAGCAACACTCAGTGACAGCACCGCCACACTGGATAGCACCTACTTTGTGGCTACGGACACGAGCAAAGTATACCCGTACAACCTGCTGGCCGGCCGCGTGATCAACAACTCGGTGCGCCGCATGAACAACTACCTGACCATAGCCAAAGGCACGGCCGACGGCGTGAAGCCAGGTATGGGCGTGATTGCCCCGAATGGCGTGGTGGGCCGGGTGAAGACGGTATCAGAGCACTATGCCACCGTTACCTCGCTCCTGCACTCCCAGATGCTGGTTTCGGCTAAAATCAAGAAAAGCGATACCTTTGGCACCGTGAAGTGGGCGGGGGGCGACTACCGTACCGCGCTGCTCGACTACATTCCGCTGCATATCAAACCGGCTAAGGGCGACACCATTGTGACAAGCGGTTTCAACACCGTCTTCCCGGAGGGCATCATGATCGGCACCATCAGCTCCATCGAAAAAGAGCCCGACAAGAGCTTCTATACGATTGAGGTAAAGCTGGCTGTTGATTTTGCGCAGCTTGCCTATGTGTACGTGGTGGAGAACATGTATAAGGTAGAGCGCGACACATTAGAACAAAACGCAGGAATCCTTCCCGATGAACAGTAG
- a CDS encoding phage/plasmid replication domain-containing protein encodes MYDTTKLFLSQEQAGGSVQDCLHYLTNLSETYRQESGQTYIAGNAGNLRVGVSVHGVSITGSLAKFYLGTNLHTLNRSDSRRAFEMMADTLHLPIQKATVSRVDIGHNLVMDHKPELYYQHLGPSAKYQRLVQPKSLSYQNNLRSYKFYNKIAESRKNGVAIPDVYRGKHLLRAELCYMQRLPKQFNQALITPDTLTDEQFYISMYDRWFKEYEAISKVGLAKMDTSKINTPDDYLKQLLAMCIQEKGLDTVLHHVEVSKEQHMFKHAAYYSNLKRKLKELCSSNTFADQPELIKELNKKVARAKQHYR; translated from the coding sequence ATGTATGATACTACAAAGCTATTCCTAAGCCAGGAGCAGGCAGGCGGTTCTGTACAGGACTGCCTGCACTACCTCACCAACCTATCAGAAACTTACAGGCAGGAAAGCGGGCAAACTTACATTGCAGGCAATGCAGGCAATTTAAGAGTGGGCGTGTCGGTGCATGGAGTCAGCATAACAGGTAGCCTTGCAAAGTTCTACCTGGGCACAAACCTGCACACCCTGAACAGATCAGACAGCAGGCGGGCCTTTGAGATGATGGCAGACACCCTGCACCTGCCCATACAGAAAGCTACCGTGTCAAGAGTAGACATAGGGCACAACCTTGTAATGGACCACAAGCCAGAACTGTACTACCAGCACTTAGGCCCTAGCGCTAAATACCAGCGGCTGGTGCAGCCCAAAAGCCTTAGCTACCAGAATAACCTCAGGAGTTACAAGTTCTACAACAAGATAGCTGAAAGCAGGAAAAACGGTGTGGCTATTCCCGATGTGTACAGGGGCAAGCACCTGCTAAGGGCAGAGCTGTGCTATATGCAGCGCCTGCCAAAGCAGTTTAATCAAGCCCTCATAACACCAGACACCCTGACTGATGAGCAGTTCTACATCAGCATGTATGACCGATGGTTCAAGGAATATGAAGCAATAAGCAAAGTAGGATTAGCAAAGATGGACACAAGCAAGATCAACACCCCAGATGATTACCTGAAGCAGCTCCTGGCCATGTGCATACAGGAGAAAGGGCTGGACACCGTACTGCACCATGTGGAGGTATCTAAAGAGCAGCACATGTTCAAGCACGCTGCCTACTATTCCAATCTCAAAAGAAAGCTTAAAGAGCTATGCAGCAGCAATACGTTTGCAGATCAGCCAGAGCTGATAAAGGAGCTGAATAAGAAAGTAGCCAGGGCAAAGCAGCACTACAGGTAA
- a CDS encoding rod shape-determining protein: MGLFNFLTSDIAIDLGTANTLIIHNDKIVVDEPSIIAVDRTTGRVLAIGRNAMQMHEKTHENIKTIRPLKDGVIADFHAAEEMIRGMIKMIDTGRRLFQPSHRMVICIPSGITEVEKRAVRDSAQHAGAKEVWMIQEPMAAAIGIGIDVEQPIGSMIVDIGGGTTEIAVIALSGIVCDQSIRIAGDVFTKDILDYMRRQHNLLIGERSAEKIKIEVGAALTEIENPPADYEIRGRDLMTGIPKVIKVTYQEIAIALDKSVSKIEEAVLKALEIAPPELSADIYDNGIHLTGGGALLRGLDKRLAAKTKLPIHIAEDPLRAVVRGTGAAIKNIEGFKNVLLT; this comes from the coding sequence ATGGGACTATTTAATTTTTTGACGAGCGATATAGCCATTGACCTTGGCACCGCCAATACCCTGATCATACATAACGATAAAATTGTAGTCGACGAACCTTCTATTATTGCTGTGGATCGCACCACAGGTCGTGTGTTGGCCATTGGCCGCAATGCCATGCAGATGCACGAGAAAACGCACGAGAACATCAAGACCATCAGACCTCTGAAAGACGGCGTGATCGCCGACTTCCACGCGGCAGAGGAGATGATTCGCGGTATGATCAAGATGATTGACACCGGCCGCCGTTTGTTCCAGCCCTCGCACCGCATGGTAATTTGTATTCCGTCGGGCATCACGGAAGTGGAAAAACGCGCCGTACGTGACTCGGCCCAGCATGCCGGCGCCAAGGAAGTATGGATGATCCAGGAGCCCATGGCTGCAGCGATCGGTATCGGCATTGACGTGGAGCAGCCGATTGGCTCCATGATTGTGGATATCGGGGGTGGTACAACGGAGATTGCCGTGATAGCCCTTTCCGGTATCGTGTGCGACCAGTCCATCCGCATTGCCGGCGACGTGTTTACGAAAGACATTCTCGATTACATGCGCCGCCAGCACAACCTGCTGATCGGTGAGCGTTCTGCCGAGAAGATTAAAATTGAAGTAGGCGCTGCCCTGACAGAAATCGAGAACCCACCAGCCGACTACGAGATCCGTGGCCGTGACCTGATGACTGGTATTCCGAAGGTGATCAAGGTAACTTACCAGGAAATTGCCATTGCGCTGGATAAGTCCGTTTCTAAGATCGAGGAGGCTGTTCTGAAAGCGCTGGAGATTGCCCCACCGGAGCTTTCTGCCGACATCTACGACAACGGCATTCACCTAACAGGCGGTGGCGCGTTGCTCCGTGGCCTGGACAAGCGTTTGGCTGCCAAAACAAAACTGCCGATCCACATTGCCGAAGACCCGCTAAGAGCGGTGGTGCGTGGCACGGGTGCCGCCATCAAGAACATCGAAGGTTTTAAAAACGTGTTGCTGACGTAG
- the rodA gene encoding rod shape-determining protein RodA: MEKVLGKKLVAAPQSRRSSGLIAPHLDWVTVLLYFLLVALGWMNIYAAVYSPDNVINILSFDINSGKQLAWIGASFLLIIVLLVVDHKVYEHLAYPIYGFIILLLLVTLVVAKPIAGSRSWLELGAGIRLQPAELAKFATALAASKFLSSVNLRQQNFKDQMILAGITVLPPAIIILQNETGSALVFSAFVLAYFREGMSPLILIVGVSAAAIFILTLLIPKLYLIAGITILMALATWLDFRLLRRFKVMIALWGVVVAMIFSVDFFVNDVLQPHQQNRIKALINPEADPLGYGWNVTQSKIAIGSGGFWGKGFLEGTQTKFDFVPEQSTDFIFCTIGEEHGWVGSTVLIALFLLLLIRIVSIAERQKSVFGRAYGYCVASIIFFHFLINVGMTIGLAPVVGIPLPFFSYGGSSLWSFTILLFILLAIDANRTKELAR, from the coding sequence ATGGAGAAAGTACTTGGGAAAAAACTAGTTGCCGCTCCACAAAGCCGCCGCTCCTCCGGCCTTATCGCGCCTCATCTTGATTGGGTGACGGTGCTGCTATACTTTTTGCTGGTGGCACTTGGCTGGATGAACATCTACGCCGCAGTGTACAGCCCAGACAACGTGATCAACATCCTGAGCTTCGACATTAACTCGGGGAAGCAACTTGCCTGGATCGGTGCCTCTTTTCTGCTGATTATCGTGCTGTTGGTGGTGGACCACAAAGTATACGAGCACCTCGCATACCCCATTTACGGCTTTATCATACTTTTGCTGTTGGTTACGCTGGTGGTGGCCAAGCCTATTGCCGGCTCGCGCTCCTGGCTTGAACTGGGGGCGGGCATACGTCTGCAGCCAGCCGAGTTGGCTAAGTTTGCCACGGCATTGGCGGCTTCTAAATTCCTGAGCTCGGTAAACCTGCGCCAGCAGAACTTTAAGGACCAGATGATATTGGCTGGTATCACCGTGTTGCCGCCTGCCATCATCATACTTCAAAACGAAACAGGCTCCGCCCTGGTGTTCAGCGCCTTTGTGCTGGCCTATTTCCGCGAGGGCATGTCGCCGCTTATACTTATTGTCGGGGTTTCGGCGGCGGCCATCTTTATACTTACCCTGCTCATCCCGAAACTGTACCTCATTGCGGGCATCACCATACTTATGGCACTGGCCACCTGGCTTGATTTCAGGTTGCTGCGCCGCTTCAAGGTCATGATCGCGTTGTGGGGTGTGGTGGTTGCCATGATCTTCAGCGTAGATTTTTTTGTAAACGACGTGCTGCAGCCGCACCAGCAGAACCGTATCAAGGCGCTCATCAATCCAGAGGCCGACCCGCTGGGCTATGGCTGGAACGTGACACAGTCGAAGATTGCCATCGGTTCCGGTGGCTTTTGGGGCAAGGGCTTTCTGGAGGGCACCCAAACCAAATTCGACTTCGTGCCTGAGCAAAGTACTGACTTTATCTTCTGTACCATTGGCGAAGAGCACGGCTGGGTAGGCAGCACGGTACTGATTGCACTGTTCCTGCTCTTGCTTATTCGCATTGTAAGTATAGCCGAACGGCAGAAGTCGGTATTTGGGCGCGCCTACGGCTACTGCGTGGCCTCCATTATTTTCTTCCACTTCCTCATCAACGTGGGCATGACGATTGGCCTGGCGCCGGTGGTGGGCATTCCGCTGCCTTTCTTCAGCTACGGCGGCTCCTCGCTCTGGTCGTTTACCATCCTGCTGTTCATCCTGCTGGCCATCGATGCCAACCGTACCAAAGAACTAGCCCGCTAA
- a CDS encoding STAS/SEC14 domain-containing protein — MLKEVKSVFGKTFYRIEYKDDLNVVEATWQGTASKQDLRNAIIAGLEVHENTKCAFRLNDNTEFTGPWADSVKWIEEEWLPRAYKSGIRYLAHVARPNSFGEAAGEAMLLGKIGAAIEVKLFDNREDALQWLKKKQEADDASKFSIDSTTGNPA, encoded by the coding sequence ATGTTGAAGGAAGTGAAAAGTGTCTTTGGAAAGACATTTTATAGAATAGAGTATAAAGATGACTTAAATGTTGTGGAAGCTACGTGGCAGGGCACCGCATCGAAACAAGATTTAAGGAATGCCATCATAGCCGGTTTGGAAGTACACGAAAACACAAAGTGTGCCTTTAGGCTAAATGATAATACCGAATTCACTGGCCCATGGGCTGATTCGGTAAAATGGATTGAGGAGGAATGGTTACCCCGGGCTTATAAATCAGGGATAAGGTATCTGGCGCATGTTGCGCGGCCCAATTCCTTTGGTGAAGCAGCAGGCGAAGCAATGCTGCTGGGTAAGATAGGAGCTGCTATAGAGGTGAAGCTTTTTGATAACCGGGAAGATGCCTTACAGTGGCTTAAGAAAAAGCAAGAGGCAGATGACGCCTCAAAGTTTTCTATAGATAGCACCACAGGAAACCCTGCTTAA
- a CDS encoding site-specific integrase: MKKQTNKEPVRLRQRKLSNGNLSLYLDYYNGGVRQYEYLKLYLIEKPKNALDKQSNQSALELAQRIKAKRTEEALLGNYDLQSKSLSHTDFLKFYQAYITTYTKADYRVLSASLKKFKAYLKERFGKEKLLCKELTQNLIIGYKDYLEANHTGEGPLTYFNRFRKVVKHGIRENLFPKNPLPEKLKFKSGGMSKGVLSLDEVSKLASTECGNETIKRAFLFACNTGLRFGDIKVLQWQDISNDELLIKQNKTQEVNRLRLNRNALTLIGEKGKPKDLIFPLPSFEGSVKTVKNWVKRAGIEKRITWHSARHSFATNILLLGYDIKTLSQLLGHTSIKHTQKYLTIADERKAQAVNALPDLNF, translated from the coding sequence GTGAAAAAGCAAACGAATAAAGAGCCTGTTAGACTTAGGCAGAGAAAGCTTAGCAATGGCAACCTTAGCCTCTACTTAGACTATTATAATGGTGGGGTAAGGCAGTATGAGTACTTAAAACTCTACCTGATAGAGAAGCCTAAGAACGCCCTAGACAAGCAGTCTAATCAATCTGCTTTAGAACTTGCTCAAAGGATAAAAGCAAAGAGAACAGAAGAAGCTTTGTTAGGCAACTATGACCTGCAATCAAAGAGCCTTAGCCACACAGACTTTCTGAAGTTCTACCAAGCTTACATCACTACCTATACCAAAGCAGATTACAGGGTATTATCTGCCAGCCTTAAGAAATTCAAAGCTTACCTGAAGGAGCGGTTCGGGAAAGAAAAGCTGCTTTGCAAAGAGCTTACACAAAACCTAATAATAGGCTATAAGGATTACTTAGAGGCTAACCATACTGGAGAAGGACCACTGACCTATTTTAACCGCTTCAGGAAGGTTGTAAAGCATGGGATTAGAGAAAACCTGTTCCCTAAAAACCCACTGCCCGAGAAACTAAAATTTAAGAGTGGGGGCATGAGTAAGGGAGTGCTAAGCTTAGATGAGGTAAGCAAGTTAGCAAGTACTGAATGTGGCAATGAAACAATAAAGCGGGCTTTCCTATTTGCCTGCAACACGGGCCTGAGGTTTGGAGACATAAAGGTTCTGCAGTGGCAGGATATCAGCAATGATGAGCTGCTTATTAAGCAGAACAAGACACAGGAGGTAAACCGCCTTAGGCTTAACAGAAACGCCCTTACACTGATAGGAGAAAAAGGTAAACCCAAAGATCTGATATTCCCTTTACCATCCTTTGAAGGTTCAGTTAAGACAGTTAAGAATTGGGTTAAGCGGGCTGGTATAGAAAAGCGCATTACATGGCACAGTGCCCGCCATTCCTTTGCTACCAACATCCTGCTGTTGGGTTATGACATTAAAACACTTTCCCAACTCTTAGGGCACACTTCAATCAAGCACACACAGAAGTACCTTACTATTGCAGATGAGCGCAAAGCACAGGCTGTAAATGCTTTGCCTGACCTTAATTTTTAG
- a CDS encoding helix-turn-helix domain-containing protein: MELQQLEQRLRNIETLLLSQKTVLNFEEVASYTGLSKSYLYKLTSAAQIPHFKPQGKHIYFNKAEVDQWLQRNHTQPLNEAELEEQAATYITLKRMGGAAC, encoded by the coding sequence ATGGAACTACAACAATTAGAGCAAAGGCTTAGGAACATAGAAACCCTGCTTCTAAGCCAGAAGACAGTATTAAATTTTGAAGAGGTAGCCAGCTATACAGGCTTATCCAAGAGCTATCTGTACAAGCTAACCTCTGCGGCTCAGATACCGCACTTTAAGCCACAGGGAAAGCACATCTACTTCAACAAGGCAGAAGTAGACCAATGGCTGCAAAGGAACCACACACAGCCCCTGAATGAGGCAGAGCTGGAGGAGCAGGCGGCTACCTACATCACCCTAAAAAGAATGGGAGGTGCAGCATGCTAA